TCGGTCAAGTCCAAGATTTATCAAGGGATTTCTGCTATAATGAGTGTATGGAAATCATTCAATCAAAGCAAAATGCTAGCATTAAATCTGCTAGAAAATTATTGCAGCGCAAGCACCGTAAAACTAGCTATCTTTTAGAAGGATGGCATCTTTTTGAGGAAGCAAAGGCAAGTGGTGCCGATATTCTTCAAGTTTTCGTGCTTGAGGAAATGGCTAATCGTGTGGCTAATATGGTTAAGGTGAAGTTGGTTAGTCCAGAGGTGCTCAAGGAGCTCTGTGAAACCCAGACCCCCCAAGGGATTGTGGCAGAAGTTGCTAAACAATCTCAAGCCTTGCCAGAATCTCTCTCAGGGAAGTATCTTCTCTTGGAGGATGTTCAGGATCCTGGCAATGTAGGAACAATGATTCGCACAGCGGATGCCGCAGGTTATGACGGAGTCTTTTTGTCAGATAAATCAGCTGATATTTATAATCAGAAGACCTTGCGTTCTATGCAGGGAAGTCATTTCCATCTTCCAATCTATCGTGGACCTATTCTTGACATGGTTGAGGCTTGCAAAAAGCAAGGGGTACCTGTTTTGGCAACGACTCTCTCAGATATTTCTGTTGACTATAAAGCAGTTAAGACAGATGGCAATTTTGCCTTAGTGATGGGAAATGAAGGTCAGGGAATTAGTCAGGATATGGCTGAGTCTGCTGATCAACTCGTACATATT
Above is a window of Streptococcus salivarius DNA encoding:
- a CDS encoding TrmH family RNA methyltransferase — translated: MEIIQSKQNASIKSARKLLQRKHRKTSYLLEGWHLFEEAKASGADILQVFVLEEMANRVANMVKVKLVSPEVLKELCETQTPQGIVAEVAKQSQALPESLSGKYLLLEDVQDPGNVGTMIRTADAAGYDGVFLSDKSADIYNQKTLRSMQGSHFHLPIYRGPILDMVEACKKQGVPVLATTLSDISVDYKAVKTDGNFALVMGNEGQGISQDMAESADQLVHISMPGQAESLNVAVAAGILMFSL